GCTATCCAAGTATCGATCTTGACTTGTCCTGTCTCCAAACAAGGCCTTCATCTCCTTAGCCTTGTCCCTGTAAATCTTGCCCTCTTCCTCTACTATCACCATCCTTAAAGACTTAGCCACCGAGTCCCTAGTGAATGATCCATCATGCTCATTCCTCGGTATTAAATACCCAATATGTTTTTCTTCCAAAACCTTAGCATTAATCCCCTGGTCTGCATAGAAGGTCAATAATATGAGAGCTCTCTCAAACTGAAGTGCTTCCACCACAGAGCTCCACCCAGAGTGTGTGAAAAATCCACCAATGGAGTCATGAGCTAAAATCTTGAGCTGAGGTACCCAACTCGTACACACCAATCCTTGTCCTTTGGTTCGCTCCTCGAACCCTTCTGGCAACTCGATCAACTCAGTATCAGCTTGGCCACGTCGAGTTCTTAGTACCAAGAAGAAGGGTAAGTTGGATTGTTCTAACCCAAGAGCAATCTCAGTGAGTTCCTCTTGACTAGGCTTCGCTTCACTCCCAAATGCTACGTACACTACAGAACCTTTGGCTTGCTTATCCAACCAGTCTTTCATCCACAACCAAGTCACAGTTTCATCACCATTGTCGTACACAACAGTGGGAAGTTGACCAACGGGAAGAACAGGTTTCCGGTGAAGATCCTCAAGAACTCGTAGCCATTCTGGTTCGAATTCCACGCTGCTTCTCACGGCCACTATGTCACAGCCATCGAGCACTTCCACGGCTCGAAAAATCTCTGAGACGTCGGACTTGTCGGTGCTTATGCCGCCTTGAAAGACTTTCATGACCTCGAAGAAGCGCATTGTCACCGTGGTTGGGAATGGGACCCAGGTGGGCGGCACAGTAAAATCCTCGGGGTTCTTACGCTCACCAAGATGGGCTTTGGAGCCGATGAAACTGAGAAAAGCCGCAGTGACTGTGCTGAAGAAGGCGTTTGAGATGCCGAGTTTACGGGCTATACTTGGTAACCAATAAGGAGCATAGTCGTAAAGAAGCCAGTCTGGGTGTGAGTCTTGTAGGAACCGAGCCATGGAGTCTTGGAGAGCATCATAAGCCTTCTTGAGGTACGGGAGTTTGTTGTTTGGGACATCAATGGTGGCCTCGGCATCTTCTGGGAGGTTTTCCACGTGGGGTAATGGAAGCCTCACCAAGTCTATGTGGGAAGCCAAACTGGGAGTGAGTTTTGGGAGGCGATCAATGTTTCGAGGGGTGGATATGAAGGAGATATGGTGACCCTTTTGAGCCATAAGCTTGGCGAGCTCGAGGTAGGGGATCATATGGCCAAAAGCTAGCCATGGGAACATGGCTATGTggagcttcttcttcttgttgggCATGGAATCCATAGTTAGATCTTTCTCTTCACAGGAGATATGAATGAACAATTTGATGTTATATTATTGCTCTCTTGTTACCGTTGACATtggaaaaggggaaaaaagaaagatggaacgGATGAGAACAGAGGCCACCGGTTTGTGAGAGTAAAAAAACATACAATAGAGAAGGAGAAGTATTAGTGCCATAAATTAGTGCATAATTTTATCAACAATTCACTTATGTGGCGAGATATAACTAGTAAAAGAATGATGATGGGTCATCCTTTgaaccaaccacaactcgcaAGGCGCGTTGTGGGCGATGTACAGTATAATTTGTGGcaccaaaatttttcatattgaaGATGAAGTTGATACTTTGATAATTTGTggtcatttatttttgagaagcgGACCCACAGGAATGATAAATGCTCTAGAGATGACATTCCCGTGGGCTGTGGGGAATGGTTTTTCTTGGATGGTACATTATTTatgtaatggttttttttttttttcaaacattgtatttgtttaaaaatttgaatatttataatataaataactattttataaatgtaAGGACTCGATTCGTAATGACTCCAAGATAATATTGGGCTCGTACGTaaagagggcccaaacaatatcatttgtagagcgtggatttGGAAGGCTAAGTCCTGGGTCACATGACCGTGGTttgtcgtggtgttcatacagagTTAAATCGTGTTCGTTCGAGGAgcctttctcctggaggcgaaCTGGGAGACTCTGGttcttggccatttttcccagccccgtTCTTGGTGCAttaaccttcacattatatagcccttcttggttgatcttagccctccacttgttgatcaggcaggtgcctacttcagtacccgtcccatcagctgtccctccttactttctgttagttgcgatgatcgaagtcaccctgtccaagcgtcttttctcattaacatggttAGGACATTGGCggatgcatttaatgcggaggggatgTATTCACCCTGTACCAGTTTcgcaccgtacccccacgtgggtcccattctactcgcatctttttcagggggctttttgggggcagccttcaacgagacgttgctcttccctttgaagtcttggagtgccgaggatagggtcatcctcggctgttcCCCCCGACACTTCGGCCTTTCCtcattcgtcctcggcaaataccctcctcggcacgggccccgggccctaatagagcgtgggccagatcataagttccctggccccacaataaatattaacGGTAATTTTAGAATGTATGCCGAAATAAGCTGGTGATAtcaataccaaaata
This DNA window, taken from Quercus robur chromosome 2, dhQueRobu3.1, whole genome shotgun sequence, encodes the following:
- the LOC126714620 gene encoding UDP-glycosyltransferase 91A1-like produces the protein MDSMPNKKKKLHIAMFPWLAFGHMIPYLELAKLMAQKGHHISFISTPRNIDRLPKLTPSLASHIDLVRLPLPHVENLPEDAEATIDVPNNKLPYLKKAYDALQDSMARFLQDSHPDWLLYDYAPYWLPSIARKLGISNAFFSTVTAAFLSFIGSKAHLGERKNPEDFTVPPTWVPFPTTVTMRFFEVMKVFQGGISTDKSDVSEIFRAVEVLDGCDIVAVRSSVEFEPEWLRVLEDLHRKPVLPVGQLPTVVYDNGDETVTWLWMKDWLDKQAKGSVVYVAFGSEAKPSQEELTEIALGLEQSNLPFFLVLRTRRGQADTELIELPEGFEERTKGQGLVCTSWVPQLKILAHDSIGGFFTHSGWSSVVEALQFERALILLTFYADQGINAKVLEEKHIGYLIPRNEHDGSFTRDSVAKSLRMVIVEEEGKIYRDKAKEMKALFGDRTSQDRYLDSFLDYLISHSKNICSCINPS